One genomic region from Fictibacillus marinisediminis encodes:
- a CDS encoding bifunctional diguanylate cyclase/phosphodiesterase: MNMITGYYQLPLVLLSIFIACAASYAALDLGIRIDKTKGRLRYLWLWGGAITMGMGIWSMHFIGMLAFHLAVPVTYHLPLVIVSIFPAILASGLAFWMVSRSSLKAFQVIFGALLMAAGIVSMHYIGMKAMIVQGGIIYNPWLWWLSAVIAFVTSLAALYLLFSIQQDSGKGKLWMRKTVSALIMGFAIAGMHYTGMSSASFTHHEHHLAVPGTSFNPVYLAYAIGIGMLFVLGLVFISLFIDQRFESQVLKSERKFRSVIESANDAIILASSEGIIISWNQGAQHIFGFEKSEVIGQNLQMIIPERFRTAHQQGMERYLETNKPYVIGKTVELEGRRKDGCEFPIELSLAAWTEENETYFSSIIRDITDRKKAEQKINQMVYRDSLTGLPNRLLLMDRMEKALEYAEMNQQMIGMMFIDLDRFKIINDTLGHVTGDQLLIETAKRLEGCTDKTDTVSRQGGDEFLVLLPNTASGEITQKAARILQAFSDPIVIDEQELYITPSIGISVYPSDGKDKETLIKNADTAMYRVKEDGKNHFQFYTPGMNEAQSRKIRLEIGLRRGLKNGEFTVYYQPQFNIHSDELVGVEALLRWEHPEFGNISPAEFIPLAEESGLIVPLGEWVLYEACRQNKAWQEAGYPFIRVAVNVSSRQFQQTSLVEAIRRTLEETGLDPQYLELELTESIIQDSKHAISMMNNLKAMGVHLSIDDFGTGYSSLSYLKLFPIDSLKIDRSFTSNIFADTKDMALVSTIIAMAHNLELKVIAEGVETQEQLQFLQQGLCNEAQGYLFSRPISPEEIAVIFDDKAAVLPQ; encoded by the coding sequence ATGAACATGATTACTGGCTACTATCAGCTGCCATTAGTGCTGCTTTCTATATTTATTGCCTGTGCAGCGTCCTATGCAGCACTCGATTTAGGGATTCGAATAGATAAAACAAAAGGAAGACTGCGCTACTTATGGCTTTGGGGCGGGGCCATTACGATGGGAATGGGTATTTGGTCGATGCATTTTATCGGAATGCTCGCCTTTCATCTAGCGGTTCCGGTGACCTACCATCTGCCGCTCGTCATCGTATCGATTTTTCCGGCCATCCTTGCATCCGGACTCGCTTTTTGGATGGTCAGCCGCTCGTCCTTAAAAGCGTTCCAGGTGATCTTCGGGGCTCTTTTGATGGCGGCGGGGATCGTATCCATGCACTATATCGGGATGAAAGCGATGATTGTGCAGGGCGGGATCATCTATAATCCTTGGCTATGGTGGCTGTCCGCTGTTATCGCGTTTGTCACGTCACTTGCCGCTCTGTACCTGCTCTTTTCCATTCAGCAGGATAGCGGCAAGGGGAAATTGTGGATGAGAAAAACTGTGAGCGCCCTGATCATGGGGTTTGCCATCGCAGGTATGCACTATACCGGGATGTCATCCGCTTCCTTCACTCACCATGAGCATCATTTGGCGGTGCCAGGCACCTCATTTAATCCGGTCTATTTGGCATATGCCATCGGGATTGGCATGCTGTTCGTTTTAGGGCTGGTATTCATCAGTCTTTTTATTGATCAGCGGTTCGAGTCTCAGGTGCTGAAATCCGAACGGAAATTCCGATCGGTCATCGAGTCGGCGAACGATGCGATCATCCTGGCGAGCAGTGAAGGAATCATTATCTCCTGGAATCAGGGAGCACAACATATCTTTGGATTTGAGAAGAGTGAAGTGATCGGGCAAAACCTTCAAATGATCATACCCGAGCGTTTCAGAACCGCACATCAGCAGGGCATGGAACGCTACCTGGAAACAAACAAGCCGTATGTGATTGGAAAAACAGTGGAGCTTGAAGGCCGCAGGAAAGACGGGTGCGAGTTTCCGATCGAGCTTTCACTCGCAGCATGGACAGAAGAGAACGAGACCTATTTCAGCAGCATCATCCGGGACATTACGGACCGGAAAAAAGCGGAACAGAAGATCAATCAGATGGTGTACCGGGATTCACTGACAGGTTTGCCGAACCGCCTGCTGCTGATGGACCGTATGGAAAAAGCGCTCGAATATGCAGAAATGAACCAGCAGATGATCGGCATGATGTTCATTGACCTTGACCGCTTTAAAATTATCAACGACACACTTGGGCATGTGACCGGAGATCAATTATTGATTGAAACGGCAAAACGGCTTGAGGGCTGTACGGATAAGACCGATACCGTTTCAAGGCAGGGAGGGGACGAGTTTCTTGTTCTTCTTCCCAATACGGCGTCTGGAGAGATTACCCAAAAGGCAGCGAGGATTCTTCAGGCGTTCAGCGATCCTATTGTCATCGATGAGCAGGAGCTGTATATAACGCCTTCGATCGGGATCAGCGTTTACCCCTCAGACGGCAAAGACAAAGAAACACTCATTAAGAATGCCGATACCGCCATGTACCGGGTGAAGGAGGACGGAAAGAATCATTTTCAGTTCTATACGCCAGGAATGAACGAGGCGCAATCCCGGAAAATCAGGCTGGAGATCGGTCTTCGCAGGGGATTGAAGAACGGAGAATTCACCGTGTACTATCAGCCACAGTTTAACATTCATTCCGATGAGCTGGTCGGTGTGGAAGCCCTATTACGCTGGGAGCATCCGGAATTTGGGAACATTTCTCCGGCTGAATTCATTCCGCTGGCGGAAGAATCAGGATTGATCGTTCCTCTCGGGGAATGGGTGCTGTATGAAGCCTGCCGCCAGAACAAAGCTTGGCAGGAAGCAGGTTATCCTTTCATCCGGGTCGCTGTCAACGTTTCATCCCGGCAGTTTCAGCAGACGAGCCTGGTTGAGGCCATCCGCAGAACACTGGAAGAAACCGGCCTGGATCCTCAATACCTTGAACTCGAGCTGACAGAGAGTATCATCCAGGATTCAAAGCATGCCATTTCCATGATGAATAATCTGAAAGCGATGGGTGTTCATCTTTCCATTGATGATTTTGGAACCGGGTACTCCTCCTTAAGCTATCTCAAACTGTTTCCGATCGACAGCTTAAAGATTGATCGGTCGTTCACGAGCAATATTTTTGCTGATACGAAGGATATGGCGCTCGTCAGCACCATCATTGCTATGGCTCATAACCTTGAGCTTAAGGTTATTGCGGAAGGAGTTGAAACACAGGAACAGCTCCAGTTTTTGCAGCAGGGACTTTGCAATGAGGCACAGGGCTATTTATTCAGCCGCCCGATTTCCCCTGAGGAGATCGCTGTTATTTTTGATGATAAAGCCGCGGTCTTGCCGCAATAG
- a CDS encoding methyl-accepting chemotaxis protein gives MKLKTKILMISIVPLLLSVIIIGYNIFGMTKLNSSTEKIVKVLVEVEELNSSAKSLEKSLSAYSLNISASNTNDVTNDFQILASDYNKLKKGLTDKKQAQLIERIGSKFDELKSESDTAVKEGDQAEIKRQSLRTKGLINDVYQLKQQINGQYEWMQADLKEKIKGMITFSMVALIILVLGSLVLSIIMTRRIVDPLKRITENAGEVANGNLAVPAVTVRTKDEVYELNQSFGQMIDNLRAVITQVGNGSGQVAASAEQLMASADETMKGSELITASIQQVSEGAENQTKMSDESVRSVEQSKNAVEQISENAALVLELAENASEQTQQGSALVHDTLQQMDSIHHSVAGTDQALNDLSQRSVEIGSILNIINDIAEQTNLLALNAAIEAARAGDAGKGFAVVANEVRKLADQTRKSVLDISAMTKHIQEETKNTVTSINDVKEKVDSGLEIAQKTNESFTTILNAIVQVTQQIKEISATSQKINEEVSQVSGHVAEMSNVAGTTSASAMEVVAASEEQLASMEEVNAAATSLTNLAEELQDVVSKFKL, from the coding sequence ATGAAACTGAAAACTAAAATATTAATGATATCGATTGTGCCGCTGCTGCTGTCTGTGATCATCATCGGCTATAACATTTTCGGTATGACCAAATTGAACTCTTCCACTGAAAAGATTGTAAAGGTTTTAGTAGAGGTGGAAGAGCTGAACAGCTCCGCCAAGAGTCTTGAAAAATCATTAAGTGCCTACTCACTGAACATTTCAGCGAGCAACACGAATGATGTGACCAATGATTTTCAGATACTGGCTTCTGATTACAATAAGCTGAAAAAAGGGCTGACAGATAAAAAACAAGCGCAGCTGATCGAACGGATCGGCAGTAAATTCGATGAGCTTAAAAGCGAGTCGGATACCGCTGTTAAAGAAGGTGACCAGGCAGAGATCAAACGGCAGTCCCTCAGGACAAAAGGATTAATCAATGATGTGTACCAGCTGAAGCAGCAGATCAATGGTCAGTACGAATGGATGCAGGCGGATCTGAAGGAAAAGATTAAGGGCATGATTACATTTTCTATGGTTGCTCTTATCATTTTGGTTCTCGGAAGCCTTGTCCTATCCATCATCATGACCCGCAGGATTGTTGATCCGCTGAAAAGGATTACCGAAAATGCTGGGGAAGTGGCTAACGGAAATCTGGCTGTACCAGCTGTTACGGTACGAACGAAAGATGAAGTGTACGAATTAAATCAGTCGTTCGGTCAAATGATTGATAACTTAAGAGCCGTTATCACCCAGGTCGGAAACGGATCCGGACAGGTTGCTGCATCGGCAGAACAGCTGATGGCGAGTGCGGATGAAACGATGAAAGGAAGCGAATTGATTACCGCCTCCATTCAGCAGGTGTCTGAAGGGGCAGAAAATCAGACAAAAATGTCGGATGAATCCGTCCGATCGGTTGAACAGAGTAAAAATGCTGTTGAGCAGATCTCCGAAAACGCTGCCTTGGTGCTTGAACTGGCGGAGAATGCGAGCGAACAGACACAGCAGGGCTCGGCGCTTGTGCACGATACACTTCAGCAGATGGATTCCATTCATCACTCGGTGGCAGGAACCGACCAGGCATTGAATGACTTAAGCCAGCGTTCCGTGGAGATCGGTTCGATCCTGAACATTATCAATGATATCGCTGAACAGACGAATCTTCTTGCGCTGAATGCAGCGATTGAAGCAGCACGCGCGGGAGATGCGGGTAAAGGGTTTGCCGTCGTGGCCAATGAGGTCCGCAAGCTTGCTGACCAGACACGAAAATCTGTACTTGATATATCAGCTATGACGAAACACATTCAGGAAGAAACAAAGAATACGGTCACATCCATCAATGATGTGAAGGAAAAAGTAGATTCAGGATTAGAAATCGCTCAAAAGACTAATGAATCGTTTACCACCATTTTAAATGCGATCGTTCAAGTAACACAGCAGATCAAGGAAATCTCCGCTACCTCTCAGAAGATCAATGAGGAAGTAAGCCAGGTTTCCGGCCATGTGGCTGAGATGTCGAACGTAGCGGGCACAACGTCCGCAAGCGCCATGGAAGTGGTCGCGGCTTCAGAAGAACAGCTCGCATCCATGGAAGAAGTAAACGCAGCAGCCACATCTCTTACCAATCTTGCTGAAGAACTGCAGGATGTTGTTTCGAAATTTAAATTGTAG
- a CDS encoding BMP family lipoprotein — MKRYTVIFAIIAALLINSGCSMEKAQSAAAKKRVKIGIMLSDAGLGDQSFSDAGFAGLEKARDEQDIVFNYRELATSKTYEAGIESLVKEGNDLVIGLGFSMQKDMEKVAQKYPKQKFLLIDSQSKLSNVYSITFKEEEGSYLVGAIAGMKTKSNVAGFIGGMDVPLIRKFEKGYIQGMKAVNPKAKVISEFAGTFDDDKLGEKMAKRMIVKKADYIYPPAGFTGVGALLEAQKAGVHALGVDTDQYYLAEKAIATSMMKKVDVAIYQAAKQMAKTGQLKEKDSVLGIKEGGIDIAPIRLIELNAKQQAKLNELREGISQGKIHIEL; from the coding sequence ATGAAACGATATACAGTGATATTTGCAATAATTGCCGCGTTGCTCATTAACAGCGGCTGTTCGATGGAAAAAGCCCAGTCCGCTGCGGCTAAAAAGAGAGTGAAGATCGGCATCATGCTGTCGGATGCGGGACTCGGGGACCAGTCGTTTTCTGATGCAGGGTTTGCCGGTCTGGAAAAAGCACGTGACGAGCAGGACATCGTCTTCAACTATCGCGAGCTTGCGACAAGTAAGACCTATGAAGCCGGGATTGAGTCTCTTGTGAAGGAAGGGAACGACCTGGTGATCGGGCTTGGATTCTCCATGCAGAAGGACATGGAAAAGGTCGCTCAAAAGTATCCGAAGCAGAAATTCTTATTGATTGATTCTCAATCCAAGCTTTCGAATGTCTATTCTATTACCTTCAAGGAAGAAGAAGGATCCTATCTCGTTGGGGCGATTGCCGGAATGAAAACCAAAAGCAATGTAGCCGGCTTTATCGGTGGTATGGATGTTCCGCTGATCCGCAAGTTTGAAAAGGGATATATCCAAGGAATGAAGGCTGTTAATCCAAAAGCAAAAGTCATTTCAGAATTCGCAGGAACGTTTGATGATGATAAACTTGGCGAAAAAATGGCTAAAAGGATGATCGTTAAGAAAGCGGACTATATCTACCCGCCGGCAGGGTTTACCGGTGTCGGTGCACTGCTGGAAGCGCAAAAAGCAGGAGTTCATGCCTTAGGTGTGGATACGGACCAGTACTACCTCGCAGAAAAAGCGATTGCCACATCGATGATGAAAAAAGTGGATGTTGCGATCTATCAAGCAGCAAAACAGATGGCCAAGACAGGTCAGCTAAAAGAAAAAGACAGCGTTCTCGGCATCAAAGAGGGCGGCATCGACATCGCTCCGATCCGTTTGATCGAGCTGAACGCCAAGCAGCAAGCCAAACTGAATGAGTTAAGGGAAGGCATCTCACAGGGAAAGATTCACATCGAGCTGTAG
- a CDS encoding trypsin-like serine peptidase, producing the protein MKKLSFFLLCLFIVAPLLTPLKTSPLQQKKLRSPSQLYANIDMLKLEKDKVSRLNEKLKNAKLKPIKEFSASERKKIKNMKNKFASVSSQGDILQGKDSPVLNSGISFTSSDVTALAEDHRVKVTNTATSPYNAMVQINFKDASGDWYVCSGTFLNRTTVLTAAHCVFDSYTHKFHSYWSVYPGDNGTALPYGGWSSTKAYAPIGWINSTAPSEGEIYLRDVQYDYAVIKIDSSHSYHLPISSTSGIGDSIISYGYPTDKGEGSGYYYLYKSAGSITDVQYNAIIHSSYVTSGMSGGPILKSSSIISVNSTYNWSAKFGSTHVNTINEWKSLPY; encoded by the coding sequence ATGAAGAAACTTAGCTTTTTTTTGTTATGTTTATTCATTGTTGCTCCTCTGTTAACTCCCCTTAAAACATCCCCTTTACAACAAAAAAAATTAAGAAGCCCAAGTCAGCTCTATGCTAACATCGATATGCTAAAACTGGAAAAAGACAAAGTTTCGCGATTAAATGAAAAACTTAAAAACGCTAAACTGAAGCCCATAAAAGAATTCAGTGCAAGTGAACGAAAAAAAATAAAAAATATGAAAAATAAATTTGCTTCTGTTAGTTCACAAGGAGACATTCTACAAGGAAAGGATAGCCCAGTTCTTAATAGCGGGATATCTTTTACCAGTTCTGATGTTACTGCACTTGCTGAAGATCATAGAGTGAAAGTGACGAACACGGCTACAAGTCCTTACAACGCTATGGTACAAATTAATTTTAAAGATGCAAGCGGCGATTGGTATGTATGTTCTGGAACCTTTTTAAACAGAACCACCGTACTTACTGCAGCTCACTGTGTATTTGATTCATATACTCATAAATTCCATTCCTATTGGTCTGTCTATCCAGGCGATAATGGTACAGCCCTCCCTTATGGCGGATGGTCATCCACCAAAGCTTATGCTCCGATCGGATGGATAAACTCGACTGCTCCTAGCGAAGGTGAAATCTATTTAAGAGATGTACAATATGATTACGCAGTCATAAAAATTGACTCCAGCCATTCCTATCATCTGCCTATAAGTTCGACTTCCGGGATTGGAGACTCTATCATTTCATATGGGTACCCCACTGATAAAGGGGAGGGTTCCGGATATTATTACTTATATAAAAGTGCTGGATCCATAACTGATGTTCAATACAATGCAATCATTCATTCTTCGTATGTGACAAGTGGAATGAGTGGTGGGCCAATTTTAAAATCGAGCTCAATTATATCGGTTAATAGTACGTACAATTGGAGTGCCAAGTTCGGTTCAACTCATGTTAATACAATAAATGAATGGAAATCCCTTCCGTACTAG